CTTTATTACCCATTATTGCTGCTATGGAACATTGGGGAGATCAATATGCAGAAAAAGTAGCTCAATTGGCAGTGAATAGAAATGAAAGCATACAAATGGATTAATTAGTGGTCTCCTGCGACAGTTTGGGATAAGAAATTAGTAAACATGCTGGTTGAACAGATAAATAAAATGAAAAAGCGCTAAGTAAGATTAGCGCTTTTTCTTGTATTACACCCATTCCTCAACCAAGTGATACCACAAGGTTTTTCCATTTTCATAGCGGAAAACCGCAGAAGCTTGTCTTGTGTTTTGACTGTCATCGGTATATTGAGTTTCAGTATACGAAACAAGAACATGATGCGAAGTTGCTTGTGCTTCTATGTTTTTTACTTCCACTTTTCGCTGTGGAAATTGCCCATACACTTGGTGTAGCCATTGCGTTAACATAGGGAAGTCGACCGTATTACCATCCCCGTTGATTAATTGGAAGGCAGGATCAAACGTATTGGTTATTGCCTCATATAGGGCTTGTTGGTCTGTGGCTGTGCCATTGAACCACATTTCGATGTGGTGACAAAAATCTTGAACTTGTTTTTTACCAAGTTCGATAAGCGCGGTTGTATGCATTGTATTGATTTAAATGATTTTATTTTTTTTGTTGGTTAAATAGAAACGGATACCAATGAGTTGTACCGTTCCAATTGTAGCTAAAGCTGTGGCAAATGCGATTGGAAATCCAAGGGTTTCGCTCAAACTAAAAAAGACAGTACCTAGAATTGCTCCACCTAATACACTACCCACTTGAATAATGGTACTGATAATCCCCGACGCTTGTCCGGCTTGCTCTACGGTAATGGGGCGAATGCTCTCCTTCATCATGACAGGCATAATGAGCCCATGACCTAGACCTGCACATAAAAATAAACCATGTGCAAGGAGATTAGGGGTAGGGAAGTTGTAAAAGAACAAGCCAAGAGAGACAAAAGAAAGACTTAAGAGTGTTAAGGCAAATGGAATCCAAAAAGCAGCACTTCGTTCTACTTTAGCAAATAGGATTGGACCTAAAAAAAATCCAATGCCATAAGGGACAATTGCCAATCCAGTAGCTAAAACAGGCCAGTGTAAATGCGTTTGTAAATAGTAGGGATAACAAATGAATAGTCCAGCTGTAAAGTTGTAGAATAAGATAATCGGCAGATGCAGTGCAAAGGCTTTATTGTGAAATAAACGCAAGGATATCACCACATTTTTATCTTGTTTTTCTCTGTTTCTTTCATACTGAATGAACGCTGTCAATAAGATAACACTCAAGCCGATAAGTCCCCATATCCACCAGGCCCAATGAAACGTTCTCCCATAGATAAGTGGTGTTATAAAACAAAGCAGGGTGCTGATAATCAGTAAAACACCACCATAATCCAACCGTTGTTTTCTCAGGGGTTCTGCAGGCATATTGGTGTAGATTCCATATAAACAAAGAGCGGCAACAGGAACATTGACGAAGAAGATAATTTCCCAAGTCAAGCCTCCGAGTTGGAGTTCTAATAGAACGCCACCCAATAATTGTCCCATAATAGCGGCTAATCCAAATACGGACCCAAAGAATCCCAAGGCTTTGGCGCGTTCTTGTTCTTCAAAGAGTATTTTAATTGAAGCCAATACTTGTGGCGCTAGTAAAGAAGCCCCAATCCCTTGTAAAAAGCGAGCGAAGATGAGGAATTGAATCGTTGGGGATAAGCCACAGGCAATGGACGAGAAGAGAAAAATCCACAAGCCTAGCGTAAAAATGTTTTTTCGGCCGTATATATCCCCTAATTTCCCACTGCAAACGACTAAAGCCGCATAGGTTAGTCCATAAATAGCAATCACCATTTGCAGTTGATTGTCTGTTGCTTGAAAAGAGGTTTTAATGGCTGGTAAAGCCATGTTGACGATGAAGTAGTCCAAAGGGGATAAAAAAGCCCCCACGACGAGGTAACGCAAGATGGTCCATCTGTTTTTATATTCGTTCATTCGATTATTTTTTATTTCTTTGCAAAGAAAACACGCTCGATACAAAATAAATTGTATCTAAAAAGGTTTTTGTTGGTTTAAGCCATGCAGTTAAATCGAATTGATCCCATTCTTATTGAACAAGTCGTATGTATTGCTGATGTCTATACGATGCAGTCTAAAGCAGAATTAACCTTGGTGTATGTGTTAGAAGGAGATGGGGTGACTCATTTTGAAGATCAAGCGATTCCCTTTCAGCCAGGCAAGCTCTTTTTGATTCCTTTTGATGCAAAATACAGCTTTGATAGTGCGAAGCGCAGTCGCTTTTTGGTTGTTGCGTGTCCGCAAAGTTTTATTACGCAAATTCGCTTAGAAGCAGATCGCATCGAAACCTGTGATAACTTGACGAAGCTGAGCTATATTACACATAATTACCACGCCAAAGCCGGTTGTGTATTTCGCATCGCGGAAGATGGCGTATTGGCAGAACAGCTGTTGTATGCCATGGAGCGAGAAGCGCAAAACCCAATCCAAGATTACCTGATTATTCGCCAAGCGATGGGGATATTGCTCAATCTCGTGGCGCGTAATTTGATTCAAAGTGATTACAATTCTACAGCAGAAAAGCAGAAAGTACGCGATGTTATGAAGGTGATCACCTACATTCAACAACATATTGCTGATCGAGATAAATTGTCTATTGCTTCCTTGGCGGAGGAATTCGGCATGGCTAAGAGTTATATTGGGGCGTATTTTAAAAAACAAGTGGGACTATCGCTGCAAGATTATATTCTGGATTACAAGTTGAAATTAGCAGAAATCCGCTTGAAGTACAGTACAATGCGATTAAAAGAAATTGCCTTTGAATTAGACTTTAACGATGAGAGCCACTTCTCTAAATTGTTTAAGAAATACAAGGGAATGACTCCTTCTCAGTATAGAACTGCGCATAAACAGTAATGACTTTGAAGCTGTGATTTGAGTTAGATGTCAATGAGTATCAACTAGTGAACAGAAAAATACAATCTTTCCTCTTCCGTGGGAATTGATGTTGGTGGAAATAGCAAAGACTCGTTCTTACAAAAGTGAGAACAAGTCTTTGTTGTTTTTACTTGCTAGATGTAAATACTTCTGTTGTTTGTTGACTTCCAAAGTGATGGACGATTTCATCTAAGAAATACTGTTGTTGTGTCGCATTAAAGGCTGCTGTAGCATCAGAGAGCACAACCGCATGATACCCTCTTTCATGTGCATCTCGAAAGGTACTTTCTACACAAACATGGGTAGCATAGCCTACTAAAAAGAGTTTTCCGATGTGGTTATTTCTCAA
The window above is part of the Myroides odoratus DSM 2801 genome. Proteins encoded here:
- a CDS encoding AraC family transcriptional regulator — translated: MQLNRIDPILIEQVVCIADVYTMQSKAELTLVYVLEGDGVTHFEDQAIPFQPGKLFLIPFDAKYSFDSAKRSRFLVVACPQSFITQIRLEADRIETCDNLTKLSYITHNYHAKAGCVFRIAEDGVLAEQLLYAMEREAQNPIQDYLIIRQAMGILLNLVARNLIQSDYNSTAEKQKVRDVMKVITYIQQHIADRDKLSIASLAEEFGMAKSYIGAYFKKQVGLSLQDYILDYKLKLAEIRLKYSTMRLKEIAFELDFNDESHFSKLFKKYKGMTPSQYRTAHKQ
- a CDS encoding MFS transporter, with product MNEYKNRWTILRYLVVGAFLSPLDYFIVNMALPAIKTSFQATDNQLQMVIAIYGLTYAALVVCSGKLGDIYGRKNIFTLGLWIFLFSSIACGLSPTIQFLIFARFLQGIGASLLAPQVLASIKILFEEQERAKALGFFGSVFGLAAIMGQLLGGVLLELQLGGLTWEIIFFVNVPVAALCLYGIYTNMPAEPLRKQRLDYGGVLLIISTLLCFITPLIYGRTFHWAWWIWGLIGLSVILLTAFIQYERNREKQDKNVVISLRLFHNKAFALHLPIILFYNFTAGLFICYPYYLQTHLHWPVLATGLAIVPYGIGFFLGPILFAKVERSAAFWIPFALTLLSLSFVSLGLFFYNFPTPNLLAHGLFLCAGLGHGLIMPVMMKESIRPITVEQAGQASGIISTIIQVGSVLGGAILGTVFFSLSETLGFPIAFATALATIGTVQLIGIRFYLTNKKNKII